Proteins encoded within one genomic window of Timaviella obliquedivisa GSE-PSE-MK23-08B:
- a CDS encoding DUF262 domain-containing protein — protein MALQQQAEQLQQEIDSKRQEIRSDGYSMSIGEWISLYEDGEIDIHPEFQRFFRWTNYQKTSLIESLLLGIPIPPIFVS, from the coding sequence ATGGCGCTTCAGCAACAAGCCGAACAGCTTCAGCAAGAGATTGATAGCAAGCGGCAAGAAATTAGATCTGATGGCTACTCCATGTCTATTGGTGAATGGATTAGCTTGTATGAAGATGGAGAAATTGATATCCATCCAGAGTTTCAACGATTTTTTCGTTGGACTAATTATCAGAAGACAAGCCTGATTGAGTCGTTGCTCCTTGGTATCCCTATCCCACCTATATTTGTCTCCTAA
- a CDS encoding nucleotidyltransferase family protein, which yields MFQTQAIGNILRNGVAFDLKNWETQELNSDRLVELAQRLFDRLESQQIDYLLVGGLALLSYVEGRNTQDIDFILSRDDLDRLPELVLSNENQDFARGQFEDLQVDLLLTRNPLFQQVQQTYSTQQVFGSQRVRCVTVEGLLILKLYALPSLYRQGNFTRASLYENDIRLLLLNYEVDRASLLQMLTPHLLASDLQVLQETLQDIQTQIIRLKAQQQRLEFKD from the coding sequence ATGTTTCAAACTCAAGCAATTGGTAATATTTTGAGGAACGGTGTTGCTTTTGATCTTAAGAATTGGGAAACTCAGGAGTTGAACTCAGACCGATTAGTAGAACTAGCACAAAGGCTGTTCGATCGCCTTGAAAGCCAACAGATTGATTACCTATTGGTGGGAGGACTTGCGTTACTCAGTTACGTTGAAGGACGAAATACCCAGGATATTGACTTCATTCTCAGCCGCGATGATCTCGATCGCCTTCCTGAACTGGTTCTGAGTAATGAAAATCAAGACTTTGCTCGGGGTCAGTTTGAAGATTTGCAGGTCGATTTGCTACTAACAAGAAATCCGCTATTTCAACAAGTTCAGCAAACCTACAGCACTCAGCAGGTTTTTGGTTCCCAACGGGTTCGCTGTGTCACAGTTGAGGGGCTTTTGATTCTCAAGCTCTATGCTTTGCCTTCTCTATACCGACAAGGCAATTTTACAAGAGCCAGTTTGTATGAAAATGATATCCGTCTACTGCTGCTCAATTATGAAGTGGATAGAGCTTCTCTTTTGCAAATGCTGACTCCCCATTTACTTGCTTCTGATCTTCAGGTATTACAAGAAACGCTCCAGGATATTCAAACACAAATTATCAGACTTAAGGCTCAGCAGCAGCGATTGGAGTTTAAGGACTGA
- a CDS encoding CHAT domain-containing protein — protein MSSYPLVITILMLSANPKETARLRLDEEQREIETGLERSQLREKFRLVKKEAVRPKDFRRAMLDLKPQIVHFSGHGEGEKGIAFEDEAGKTKLVDAEALAGLFKLFADSVECVILNACYSKVQAAAIARHIPYVIGMSQAIGDQAAIEFSVGFYDALGADRWSENRSSSSASVISLGSALKVIRAFSLVHRLCLKMGWMETR, from the coding sequence ATGAGCAGTTACCCTTTGGTCATCACGATATTGATGTTAAGTGCTAATCCAAAAGAAACTGCTCGTTTGCGATTAGATGAAGAACAGCGAGAAATTGAGACAGGACTAGAGCGATCGCAACTACGCGAGAAATTTCGTCTTGTTAAGAAAGAAGCAGTTCGACCCAAAGACTTTCGACGGGCAATGCTTGACCTGAAGCCACAAATTGTCCACTTCTCTGGACATGGGGAAGGCGAGAAAGGAATTGCTTTTGAAGATGAAGCTGGTAAGACAAAGCTGGTTGATGCTGAAGCCTTGGCAGGGCTGTTTAAATTATTTGCTGATAGCGTCGAATGTGTAATTCTTAATGCTTGTTATTCAAAGGTACAAGCAGCGGCGATCGCTCGTCATATTCCCTATGTGATTGGCATGAGTCAGGCGATCGGTGATCAAGCCGCTATTGAGTTTTCTGTAGGGTTTTACGATGCACTTGGAGCCGATCGATGGAGCGAGAACCGTTCCTCTAGTTCAGCCAGCGTGATCTCGCTAGGGAGTGCTTTAAAGGTCATCCGAGCTTTCTCTCTCGTTCACAGACTTTGCCTGAAAATGGGATGGATGGAAACTCGTTGA
- a CDS encoding ribulose bisphosphate carboxylase small subunit, with amino-acid sequence MKTLGKERKFETFSYLPPLTDAQVARQIQYTLDQGFIPCVEFNENSDAEIYYWTMWKLPLFNIKTPQEVLSEVQQCRSEYGNCYIRVVAFDNVKQCQVMSFIVHKPGASNTSTGYRY; translated from the coding sequence ATGAAAACTCTAGGTAAAGAGCGGAAGTTTGAGACTTTTTCCTATCTGCCCCCCTTGACCGATGCTCAAGTTGCACGGCAGATTCAATACACCCTCGACCAAGGATTTATTCCTTGCGTTGAGTTCAACGAAAACTCTGACGCAGAAATCTACTACTGGACAATGTGGAAGTTGCCTTTGTTCAACATCAAAACTCCTCAAGAAGTTTTGAGTGAAGTGCAACAGTGTCGCTCTGAGTATGGCAATTGCTATATTCGCGTGGTTGCATTTGACAACGTGAAGCAATGCCAAGTCATGAGCTTTATCGTTCACAAGCCTGGTGCAAGCAACACGAGCACTGGCTATCGCTACTAA
- a CDS encoding form I ribulose bisphosphate carboxylase large subunit, with amino-acid sequence MSYSQTQTQSKTGYQAGVKDYRLTYYTPDYTPKDTDILAAFRMTPQPGVPPEEAGAAVAAESSTGTWTTVWTDLLTDLDRYKGRCYDIESVPGEDNQYIAFIAYPLDLFEEGSVTNMLTSIVGNVFGFKALKALRLEDLRIPVAYLKTFQGPPHGIQVERDKLNKYGRPLLGCTIKPKLGLSAKNYGRAVYECLRGGLDFTKDDENINSQPFQRWRDRFTFVADAIYKAQAETGEIKGHYLNVTAGTCEEMMKRAEYAKELGMPIVMHDFFTAGFTANTTLAHWCRDNGVLLHIHRAMHAVVDRQKNHGMHFRVLAKCLRMSGGDHIHTGTVVGKLEGDKAITLGFVDLLRENYIEQDRSKGIYFTQDWASMGGVMAVASGGIHVWHMPALVEIFGDDSVLQFGGGTLGHPWGNAPGATANRVALEACVQARNEGRDLMREGGDIIREACRWSPELATACELWKEIKFEFESQDTI; translated from the coding sequence ATGTCTTATTCACAAACTCAGACTCAGTCGAAAACTGGGTATCAGGCTGGGGTAAAAGATTACCGCCTGACATACTACACACCAGACTACACGCCTAAAGATACAGACATCTTGGCAGCATTCCGGATGACTCCTCAGCCCGGAGTACCACCCGAAGAAGCAGGCGCAGCGGTTGCGGCTGAATCTTCTACTGGCACCTGGACGACGGTTTGGACGGACTTGCTGACCGACCTCGATCGCTACAAAGGTCGTTGCTACGATATCGAATCAGTTCCCGGTGAAGACAATCAGTACATCGCCTTCATTGCATATCCTTTGGATTTGTTTGAAGAAGGTTCTGTCACCAATATGTTGACCTCCATTGTGGGTAACGTATTCGGTTTCAAAGCGCTGAAAGCTTTGCGTCTAGAAGATTTGCGGATTCCTGTTGCTTACCTGAAAACCTTCCAAGGTCCTCCCCACGGAATTCAAGTTGAGCGCGACAAATTGAACAAGTACGGTCGTCCTCTGTTGGGCTGTACGATTAAGCCCAAATTGGGTCTGTCGGCTAAGAACTACGGTCGGGCAGTCTATGAGTGCTTGCGCGGTGGTTTGGACTTTACCAAAGATGACGAGAACATTAACTCTCAGCCGTTCCAACGGTGGCGCGATCGCTTCACTTTCGTAGCAGATGCAATCTACAAAGCACAAGCAGAAACAGGCGAAATCAAAGGTCACTACCTCAACGTGACTGCTGGAACCTGCGAAGAAATGATGAAACGGGCGGAATACGCGAAAGAACTCGGTATGCCCATCGTCATGCACGACTTCTTTACCGCTGGTTTCACCGCCAACACCACCCTGGCGCACTGGTGCCGTGACAACGGCGTTCTGCTCCACATTCACCGCGCTATGCACGCAGTCGTTGACCGTCAGAAGAACCACGGGATGCACTTCCGGGTTTTGGCAAAGTGCTTGCGGATGTCGGGCGGTGACCATATTCACACCGGAACCGTTGTGGGCAAACTGGAAGGCGACAAAGCCATTACCTTGGGCTTCGTTGACCTGCTCCGCGAAAACTACATTGAACAAGATCGCTCCAAAGGCATTTACTTCACTCAAGATTGGGCATCCATGGGCGGCGTGATGGCTGTGGCATCGGGTGGTATTCACGTTTGGCACATGCCTGCGTTGGTCGAAATCTTTGGCGATGACTCTGTGCTTCAGTTTGGTGGTGGTACCTTGGGTCACCCTTGGGGTAACGCGCCTGGTGCAACCGCTAACCGTGTTGCGTTGGAAGCCTGCGTCCAAGCCCGGAACGAAGGTCGTGATCTCATGCGTGAGGGTGGCGACATTATTCGTGAAGCTTGCCGTTGGAGTCCTGAACTGGCGACCGCTTGCGAACTTTGGAAGGAAATCAAGTTCGAGTTTGAATCGCAAGACACAATCTAA
- a CDS encoding vitamin K epoxide reductase family protein: MSSRRRQVPWMYRRSRYLIGAIALIGALNTGYLTYNKLFSGETACPTGGCEQVLSSPYAEVFGLPLALFGLLAYLAMAAFALVPLAINPEEKRQARTSVENTTWLLLFAGATAMLVFSGYLMFIMFSQFVSKYGAGGICYYCIASALFALSLFILTLLGRDWEDRGQLFFTGAIVSLVTVVATLGIYSNIGGNAVAGSNTPGQAGPPIAQFSGQSEIALAKHLKATGAKMYGAYWCPHCNDQKELFGKEAAKEFPYVECAPDGQNSQTAVCQANKITGFPTWEVGGQKLEGTQTLQKLAEASGYKGSQNFKNQVPGFRF; encoded by the coding sequence ATGAGTAGCCGTCGCCGTCAAGTGCCTTGGATGTATCGTCGTTCCCGTTATTTAATTGGGGCGATCGCCCTGATAGGAGCCCTTAACACAGGCTACCTTACCTATAACAAGTTATTTAGCGGAGAAACAGCTTGCCCAACTGGCGGCTGTGAACAGGTTCTCTCTAGTCCCTATGCTGAAGTTTTTGGATTGCCCTTAGCGTTATTTGGCTTGCTTGCGTACCTGGCTATGGCAGCATTTGCGCTGGTTCCTTTGGCGATCAATCCGGAAGAGAAGCGGCAAGCCAGAACCAGCGTGGAAAACACAACGTGGCTACTGCTCTTTGCTGGCGCAACTGCCATGCTGGTGTTTAGCGGCTATTTGATGTTCATTATGTTTAGCCAGTTTGTATCGAAGTATGGTGCAGGTGGGATTTGCTACTACTGCATTGCTTCGGCGCTGTTTGCCCTGAGTTTATTTATCCTGACGCTGCTAGGAAGGGATTGGGAAGATCGGGGGCAACTCTTTTTTACAGGGGCGATCGTGTCACTTGTAACAGTTGTGGCAACCCTGGGCATTTACTCCAATATTGGAGGAAACGCTGTTGCAGGGTCTAATACGCCTGGGCAAGCAGGTCCTCCGATTGCGCAATTTTCAGGACAATCTGAAATCGCTTTAGCAAAGCATCTTAAAGCGACGGGTGCAAAGATGTATGGCGCTTACTGGTGTCCACATTGTAATGATCAGAAAGAATTGTTTGGTAAGGAAGCTGCTAAGGAGTTTCCTTATGTTGAATGTGCTCCTGATGGTCAGAATTCTCAAACGGCGGTCTGTCAAGCAAATAAGATTACGGGCTTTCCAACTTGGGAAGTGGGCGGACAGAAGTTAGAAGGAACTCAAACGCTACAAAAACTGGCAGAGGCTTCTGGCTATAAGGGTTCGCAGAATTTCAAGAATCAAGTTCCTGGATTTAGATTTTAG
- a CDS encoding chaperonin family protein RbcX, which produces MDIKQIAKDTTKTLGSYLTYQALKTVLAQLDETDPKRAYWLHQFSSREKIQDGEAYLKALFQEKQDLAFRILTVREHLANEIAEYLPEMLRSHMQQANMDQRRQQLERMTQMNLTPIAEPEKEPDSEEQ; this is translated from the coding sequence ATGGATATCAAGCAAATTGCTAAAGACACCACCAAGACGCTCGGCAGCTACCTGACTTATCAGGCGCTTAAAACGGTTTTGGCTCAGTTGGATGAAACTGACCCCAAACGGGCATATTGGCTCCATCAATTCTCTTCACGGGAAAAGATTCAAGATGGTGAGGCTTATCTCAAGGCGCTCTTTCAAGAGAAGCAAGATTTGGCTTTTCGCATTTTGACGGTTCGGGAACATTTGGCAAATGAAATTGCTGAGTATCTTCCTGAAATGCTGCGATCGCACATGCAGCAAGCCAATATGGATCAACGCCGTCAGCAATTGGAACGGATGACGCAGATGAACTTGACCCCGATCGCGGAGCCTGAGAAAGAGCCAGACTCTGAAGAACAGTAG
- a CDS encoding DUF262 domain-containing protein: protein MDGLQRLSTIYEFAGKLKDETNKIKPALALEKTKYLPSLKGKKWDDESDPESSFTQTQRLLIKRSKIAVTILQKESDEMAKYELFQRLNTGGSIATPQEIRNCILVMYNREMYHWMRELSQNEAFQACLSLSDRSLEEQYDMELLLRFLVFRTIDEGELRGIGDIGVFLTDKMVEMAKRKDYEYEKETEAFKLTFDILSNQTGSNTFRKYVPQKDKFSGGFLVSAFEVIALGVGYNHKELRNSDINIEERVKHIWTDTPYPSWSGSGTDAKGRMPKLVPLGRDLFKA from the coding sequence GTGGATGGTCTTCAGAGGCTTTCTACCATCTATGAATTTGCTGGAAAGCTGAAGGATGAAACTAATAAGATTAAACCTGCTTTAGCACTTGAGAAAACAAAGTATTTACCCTCTCTTAAAGGTAAAAAGTGGGATGATGAAAGTGATCCGGAAAGCTCCTTTACCCAAACTCAGCGACTCTTAATTAAGAGATCAAAAATAGCGGTCACTATTCTTCAAAAGGAAAGTGATGAGATGGCTAAATATGAGCTATTTCAACGTCTTAATACTGGAGGATCAATAGCTACTCCTCAAGAAATTAGAAATTGCATACTTGTGATGTACAACAGAGAAATGTACCACTGGATGCGAGAACTAAGTCAGAATGAAGCGTTTCAGGCTTGTCTTTCGCTGAGCGATCGCTCCCTGGAGGAGCAATATGATATGGAACTTCTCCTAAGATTTTTGGTTTTCCGAACAATTGATGAAGGCGAACTTCGTGGCATAGGAGATATTGGTGTATTTCTGACAGACAAAATGGTCGAAATGGCTAAAAGAAAAGATTATGAATATGAGAAGGAGACAGAAGCATTTAAATTAACTTTTGACATCCTTTCCAATCAAACTGGATCAAATACGTTCCGAAAGTATGTCCCTCAGAAAGATAAATTTTCTGGCGGCTTTTTGGTATCTGCTTTTGAAGTGATAGCTCTAGGCGTTGGCTATAACCATAAAGAATTGCGTAATTCTGATATTAATATAGAAGAACGAGTTAAGCACATATGGACGGACACGCCATATCCCTCTTGGTCTGGTAGCGGAACTGATGCTAAGGGAAGAATGCCTAAACTCGTTCCACTCGGTCGTGATTTGTTCAAAGCATGA